One window of Klebsiella quasivariicola genomic DNA carries:
- the lpdA gene encoding dihydrolipoyl dehydrogenase: protein MHDNYDVLIIGGGPGGYVAAIRAGQLGLRTALVEKQHLGGICLNWGCIPTKALLHGAEVAHTITHASQLGISVGEVNVDLQKLVQFSRAVSQQLTAGVAYLLKKNGVRVIDGTARLRGKGQITVADARGEAHDYRADHVILATGARPRALPGIAPDGEYIWTYYEALQPKRLPRSLLIIGSGAIGVEFASLYNDLGCKVTLVELASQILPVEDAEVSAAVRKSFEKRGIQVHTQTQVTQVQLTDTGVRCTMKNTSAESFLEVERVLLAVGVQPNIEDLGLEALGVELDRGFIKTDAACRTNVFGLYAIGDVAGPPCLAHKASHEGVICIETLAGVEGTHPLDRDYVPGCTYARPQVASLGLTESTALARGRPVRIGKFSYQSNGKALASGEMEGFVKTIFDAETGELLGAHMVGAQVTEQIQGFGIARHLEATDESLLSMIFAHPTLSEAMHESILAACDQPLHQ from the coding sequence ATGCACGATAATTACGATGTGCTGATCATCGGCGGGGGTCCAGGGGGATACGTTGCCGCCATCCGTGCCGGCCAGCTAGGGCTTCGTACCGCATTAGTTGAAAAACAACATCTGGGCGGCATCTGCCTGAACTGGGGATGCATTCCAACCAAGGCGCTGCTGCATGGCGCTGAGGTTGCGCACACTATCACCCATGCCAGTCAACTGGGCATCAGCGTGGGTGAGGTGAATGTCGATCTGCAGAAACTGGTGCAGTTTAGCCGTGCCGTTTCGCAACAGCTCACCGCTGGGGTTGCGTATCTGTTGAAGAAAAATGGCGTGAGGGTGATTGATGGTACCGCGCGGCTGCGCGGTAAGGGACAAATAACGGTAGCGGATGCCCGGGGGGAAGCGCACGATTACCGGGCCGATCACGTGATCCTGGCCACGGGCGCCCGACCACGCGCATTACCAGGCATAGCGCCAGATGGCGAATATATCTGGACCTATTACGAGGCACTACAGCCTAAGCGATTGCCCAGGTCGCTATTAATCATCGGTTCAGGCGCGATTGGCGTCGAGTTCGCCAGCCTTTATAACGATCTGGGCTGTAAAGTGACGCTGGTCGAGCTAGCGTCGCAGATTTTGCCCGTGGAAGATGCCGAAGTGTCAGCGGCGGTGCGTAAGTCATTCGAAAAGCGCGGGATTCAGGTCCATACCCAGACCCAGGTAACGCAAGTACAGCTCACCGATACCGGGGTGCGCTGTACAATGAAAAATACGAGCGCCGAATCTTTCCTGGAAGTCGAACGCGTGCTGCTGGCGGTTGGCGTACAGCCGAATATTGAAGATCTGGGGCTGGAAGCACTGGGCGTCGAGTTAGACCGCGGTTTTATCAAGACGGATGCGGCTTGTCGCACTAATGTATTTGGGCTTTATGCCATCGGCGATGTAGCCGGCCCGCCGTGTCTGGCGCACAAGGCCAGCCACGAAGGCGTGATCTGCATTGAGACACTGGCTGGTGTCGAAGGCACCCACCCTCTCGATCGCGACTATGTGCCCGGTTGCACTTATGCCCGGCCCCAGGTTGCCAGTCTGGGCCTGACGGAATCGACGGCCCTGGCCAGAGGACGACCCGTCAGGATCGGTAAGTTCTCTTATCAGAGCAATGGTAAGGCGCTGGCCAGCGGCGAGATGGAGGGTTTTGTGAAGACTATTTTCGATGCTGAAACCGGCGAGTTGCTGGGCGCGCATATGGTTGGCGCACAGGTCACGGAACAGATCCAGGGGTTTGGTATCGCCCGACACCTGGAGGCCACCGATGAAAGTCTCCTGTCGATGATCTTTGCGCATCCGACACTTTCCGAAGCGATGCATGAATCCATACTCGCGGCCTGTGACCAACCGTTGCATCAATAA
- a CDS encoding alpha-ketoacid dehydrogenase subunit beta produces the protein MTIKTYREAVKEALAQEMERDERVVLIGEDLRGGHGGNAPEEAKIEAFGGVLGVTKGLWTQFGSDRVIDTPITESAIIGMAAGAAATGLRPVAELMFMDFFGVSHDALYNQAAKFRYMFGGKARAPLVMRGMIGAGFSAAAQHSQSPYNIFATTPGLKVVVPSTPYDVKGLLIQSIRDDDPVVFCEHKMLYDLKGEVPDEIYTIPLGVANYTREGEDVTIIALSAMVHKANQVADKLAREGISVEVVDPRTISPLDEEGILESVASTGRVVIVDESAARFGFAHDVAALIASQAFHFLKAPVLLVTPPHTPVPFSPALEKLWIPGVERIEAAVRQVLED, from the coding sequence ATGACAATAAAAACCTATCGTGAAGCGGTCAAGGAAGCCCTGGCTCAGGAAATGGAACGCGATGAACGGGTGGTGCTCATCGGTGAAGACTTGCGTGGCGGTCATGGCGGAAATGCGCCCGAAGAGGCGAAGATTGAAGCCTTTGGCGGTGTACTGGGTGTCACTAAAGGGCTGTGGACGCAGTTCGGCTCCGATCGGGTGATCGACACGCCCATTACCGAGTCGGCCATTATCGGTATGGCGGCCGGCGCCGCAGCAACGGGGCTGCGGCCAGTCGCGGAATTGATGTTCATGGATTTTTTTGGTGTGAGTCACGATGCACTGTATAACCAAGCGGCTAAGTTCCGCTACATGTTTGGTGGCAAAGCCAGAGCTCCGCTGGTAATGCGAGGGATGATCGGCGCAGGGTTTTCCGCCGCGGCCCAGCATTCACAGTCACCCTATAATATCTTTGCCACCACGCCTGGACTGAAAGTGGTGGTGCCCTCGACGCCTTATGACGTCAAGGGTCTGTTAATCCAGTCCATTCGCGACGACGACCCGGTGGTATTCTGCGAGCATAAAATGCTGTACGACCTCAAGGGCGAGGTACCGGACGAGATCTATACCATCCCGCTAGGTGTAGCCAACTACACGCGCGAAGGGGAGGACGTCACCATCATTGCGTTGTCGGCAATGGTACATAAAGCAAACCAGGTGGCGGACAAACTGGCCAGAGAGGGGATCTCGGTCGAGGTGGTCGACCCGCGAACCATTTCGCCGCTGGATGAGGAAGGTATTCTGGAATCGGTGGCTTCCACGGGGCGGGTAGTGATTGTCGACGAATCCGCTGCACGCTTCGGTTTTGCTCATGATGTCGCGGCGCTGATTGCGTCCCAGGCATTCCATTTCCTCAAAGCGCCCGTTCTGCTGGTGACGCCGCCACACACGCCGGTCCCGTTCTCCCCTGCTCTCGAAAAACTCTGGATCCCTGGCGTTGAACGTATCGAAGCCGCCGTCCGTCAAGTGCTGGAGGATTAA
- a CDS encoding thiamine pyrophosphate-dependent dehydrogenase E1 component subunit alpha: MLSKQALLQAYRKMREIRTFEERLHQENTSGDIPGFIHLYTGEEAIAVGVCENLTSADFIGSTHRGHGHCIAKGCDIHGMMAEIFGKDSGLCRGKGGSMHIADLSKGMLGANAIVGGAPPLAIGAALTAKTLKTGNVGVSFTGDGGSNQGLVFEAINMAVVLQLPAVFIFENNGYGEGTGHDYAVGGRDIARRAAGFGLPAVTVDGTDFFAVYEATSEAVKRAREGGGPSVIEAKAFRWHGHFEGDPALYRAEGEVQRLREQHDPLKIFTAKVKQHITQEELAAIDEEVEALVNDAVLKARAAAYPAPEDLLTDVYVSY; the protein is encoded by the coding sequence ATGCTCAGCAAACAGGCGTTATTGCAGGCTTACCGCAAGATGCGGGAGATCAGGACCTTTGAAGAGCGGTTGCATCAGGAAAATACCAGCGGTGATATTCCGGGCTTCATTCACCTTTATACCGGTGAGGAGGCCATCGCGGTGGGGGTCTGCGAAAATTTAACGAGCGCAGATTTCATTGGTTCAACACACCGTGGACATGGCCACTGTATTGCTAAAGGTTGTGACATTCACGGCATGATGGCCGAAATATTCGGTAAGGACAGCGGGTTATGTCGCGGTAAGGGCGGGTCGATGCACATTGCCGATCTGTCGAAAGGAATGCTGGGGGCGAACGCTATCGTTGGGGGGGCCCCTCCACTGGCCATCGGCGCCGCGCTAACGGCAAAGACGCTAAAAACCGGCAACGTCGGTGTCTCTTTTACGGGCGATGGGGGTTCTAATCAGGGCCTGGTCTTTGAAGCCATCAATATGGCCGTCGTGCTCCAGCTTCCAGCCGTCTTTATTTTCGAGAACAACGGTTACGGCGAAGGGACCGGCCATGACTACGCCGTGGGTGGGCGTGATATCGCCCGGCGCGCCGCTGGCTTCGGCCTGCCGGCAGTGACCGTCGATGGCACCGATTTCTTTGCCGTTTATGAGGCAACCTCAGAGGCGGTCAAGCGTGCGCGAGAAGGCGGTGGCCCAAGCGTCATTGAGGCCAAAGCCTTCCGCTGGCATGGTCATTTTGAGGGCGATCCCGCGCTATACCGCGCGGAAGGTGAAGTGCAACGCCTGCGTGAACAACATGATCCGCTGAAGATTTTCACCGCTAAGGTCAAGCAACATATCACCCAGGAAGAACTGGCGGCGATTGACGAGGAAGTAGAAGCCCTGGTCAACGATGCCGTATTGAAGGCCCGCGCCGCTGCCTACCCGGCTCCGGAAGACCTGCTGACAGACGTGTACGTCTCATACTGA
- a CDS encoding class I fructose-bisphosphate aldolase, which produces MSKERRLSRIFAKDGKSVTLALDGYYFSTKTNGIDNTINQLPALVEHGLDCALVTYGMLKNYREALNSVPVVLRVDSTVSIFDNTVPDTTPVFSVEDALKVAAEGVVCMTFPGAFNEEKTHIMAMQLAQAADRWNVPLIVESLPYGYPVTSDDSNNPAIIAASARAAVELGADVIKTRFTGSPEDRLIVEAAGVPVLALGGPKTGIDGYFKFVQHCMQMGAKGVAVGRNITQDPQPAKVVAGLNAIIHENATAEDAYSLYMAK; this is translated from the coding sequence ATGTCTAAAGAACGTCGTCTCTCAAGAATATTCGCAAAAGACGGTAAATCCGTGACCTTAGCGCTGGATGGCTACTATTTTTCCACGAAAACAAATGGTATTGATAATACGATAAATCAGCTCCCTGCTCTGGTGGAACACGGCCTGGATTGCGCGCTTGTCACGTACGGCATGTTGAAGAATTATCGGGAAGCATTGAACAGCGTTCCCGTTGTGTTACGCGTCGACAGCACGGTCAGTATCTTTGACAATACCGTTCCCGATACTACCCCCGTTTTTTCCGTCGAAGATGCGCTTAAAGTCGCTGCCGAGGGCGTGGTCTGCATGACCTTCCCCGGCGCCTTCAATGAAGAAAAAACCCACATTATGGCGATGCAACTCGCGCAAGCAGCGGATCGCTGGAACGTACCGCTGATTGTCGAATCGCTCCCGTATGGTTATCCCGTCACCAGCGATGACTCTAACAATCCGGCCATCATCGCTGCATCGGCCCGCGCAGCGGTGGAGTTGGGTGCGGACGTCATCAAAACGCGTTTTACTGGTTCACCAGAGGACCGACTGATCGTTGAAGCTGCTGGCGTGCCGGTGCTTGCCTTAGGGGGGCCAAAAACCGGCATCGATGGTTACTTCAAATTTGTTCAGCACTGTATGCAGATGGGTGCGAAAGGCGTGGCTGTGGGACGAAACATTACCCAGGATCCGCAGCCGGCGAAAGTGGTAGCAGGCCTGAATGCCATCATCCATGAAAACGCAACAGCGGAAGATGCATACAGCCTCTACATGGCTAAATAA
- a CDS encoding 2-oxo acid dehydrogenase subunit E2: protein MSEIKTLEMPKWGLSMEEGLLARWAIQEGDDFTRGQEICEIETSKIVNVLEAPFAGTLRRIIAREGETLQVGAVLALVADASVSDAELDEFAASLATVKPAAPDPEAAAPDVAAQAGAKPPSVVSPPSNSPEPPIGQTVIPVSLQGVTDVTQVNATPHALRLSARWGVDLKKVRGSGRGDRISVSDLESAIVAAGGRLASPTPPVRRSKAPRSHADDSQVSATPLARRLAGKLGINLHDCRSCGSRGRVSRDDVLAAALLLDGHPPVSPVQESAPAPFESIPMSGMRRAIASRLQTSKQQSPHFRLSVDLDLERLLAFRQEINREVPGVKISVNDLLVKACALALVAVPDVNIQFDEATQSIRRFADADISVAVALPDGLITPIVRSANRKSISDISAEIHALVTRAKAGTLKPEEFQGGTFSVSNLGMLGIRQFDAIINPPQSAILAIGTGEMRAVVRDGQIVARHQLTVSLSCDHRVIDGAAGAAFLQELKRLTETPTLMFIQETSYAR from the coding sequence ATGAGCGAAATCAAGACGCTTGAAATGCCAAAGTGGGGGCTTTCCATGGAGGAAGGCTTGCTCGCTCGATGGGCAATCCAGGAGGGTGACGATTTCACCAGAGGGCAGGAAATCTGTGAGATTGAAACCAGTAAAATCGTCAATGTGCTGGAGGCACCTTTTGCCGGTACATTACGCCGGATAATCGCCCGGGAGGGTGAGACGCTTCAGGTTGGCGCCGTGCTGGCTCTGGTGGCTGACGCTTCAGTCAGCGATGCTGAACTGGACGAATTTGCTGCCAGTCTGGCGACGGTGAAACCCGCAGCCCCTGACCCGGAGGCTGCCGCGCCGGACGTAGCGGCACAGGCAGGCGCTAAGCCACCTTCCGTTGTTTCGCCGCCATCCAACAGTCCGGAGCCCCCTATTGGGCAGACCGTCATACCCGTCAGTCTGCAAGGCGTGACCGATGTGACTCAGGTTAATGCTACGCCCCATGCGTTACGACTGTCCGCCCGCTGGGGTGTCGACCTGAAAAAGGTCCGCGGCAGCGGGCGCGGGGATCGTATCTCTGTTTCTGATCTGGAAAGCGCGATCGTTGCCGCCGGCGGTCGCCTGGCCTCTCCGACGCCACCCGTTCGTCGCAGCAAAGCGCCCCGCTCGCATGCCGATGATAGCCAGGTATCGGCCACCCCGCTGGCGCGCCGCCTGGCCGGCAAGCTGGGTATCAACTTGCATGACTGCCGAAGCTGCGGTTCACGCGGTCGGGTGAGTCGCGATGATGTGCTGGCCGCGGCGTTGTTGCTCGACGGGCACCCGCCGGTCAGCCCTGTGCAGGAGAGTGCCCCGGCACCCTTTGAGAGCATCCCCATGTCCGGTATGCGGCGGGCGATCGCTTCTCGCCTGCAAACCTCCAAGCAACAGTCTCCCCATTTCCGTTTGAGTGTCGATCTCGATCTGGAACGACTGTTAGCGTTTCGTCAGGAAATTAACCGCGAAGTACCCGGCGTCAAGATTTCGGTTAACGACCTGCTGGTGAAAGCTTGTGCCCTGGCGCTGGTGGCCGTGCCAGACGTCAACATCCAGTTTGATGAAGCGACACAAAGTATCCGCCGCTTTGCGGATGCCGATATTTCAGTGGCTGTTGCGCTGCCTGACGGGCTAATTACCCCCATTGTTCGCTCGGCGAACCGGAAATCGATCAGCGACATATCGGCCGAAATTCACGCCCTGGTGACCAGGGCCAAAGCGGGCACGCTGAAGCCGGAAGAGTTCCAGGGGGGGACCTTTAGCGTGTCAAATTTGGGGATGCTCGGCATCCGACAGTTTGACGCCATCATCAATCCACCGCAAAGCGCAATCCTCGCCATTGGCACCGGCGAGATGCGGGCGGTAGTACGCGACGGGCAAATCGTCGCGCGCCACCAACTGACGGTATCGCTATCCTGCGATCACCGGGTCATCGATGGGGCGGCAGGTGCAGCTTTTCTCCAGGAACTCAAGCGACTGACTGAAACCCCTACCCTGATGTTTATCCAGGAGACGAGCTATGCACGATAA
- a CDS encoding FGGY-family carbohydrate kinase, protein MKDEYVMGIDNGGTVTKAAIYDRKGQVLAIASKSTQMLIPREFHTERSIDELWAANVEVIKKAIEQSGIDASQIKGVAVTGHGNGLYLVDEEGHPVRNGIISTDSRAKEYVERWQRSPEFLTDILPKTMQSIWAGQPVALLAWLKDFEPETLQKARYIFMVKDLIRFYLTGEAFLELTDISGTNLINVRDCKYDDELLAWWGLDELRDKLPPIKRSTECCGKITDDVARLTGLCAGTPVSGGVFDISASSIASGINSLDKMAIVTGTWSINEYVTDHPVIDKDLFMTSIYPIEGKWLITEASPTSASNLEWFINNFMESDRKTSAEQGSSVYDLCNKLVSSTTPDESHLLFFPFVFGSNTIPDASAGFIGVNSFHKKAHFLRAIYEGVAFSHLYHTERLRNINPKLSHTIRIAGGVTNSPVWLQIFADIFQATLEIVDVKEHGTLGTAMTAAVMVGWFAEVFAASNDMVHVSRTVSPNPENHRVYQTKYQLYKNLLSEMQSPWKSCSNYIAH, encoded by the coding sequence ATGAAAGATGAATACGTCATGGGCATCGACAATGGTGGAACCGTCACCAAGGCAGCCATCTATGACCGTAAAGGACAGGTGCTCGCCATCGCCTCAAAATCCACGCAGATGCTGATACCCCGGGAATTCCACACAGAGCGCAGTATCGATGAGCTGTGGGCCGCTAATGTCGAAGTGATTAAAAAAGCGATTGAGCAATCAGGTATCGACGCCAGCCAGATAAAAGGAGTGGCCGTCACCGGTCATGGTAACGGTCTGTATCTGGTCGACGAAGAAGGTCACCCGGTGCGTAACGGCATTATATCCACCGATAGCCGGGCAAAAGAGTACGTTGAGAGATGGCAACGCTCACCAGAATTCCTTACCGACATTTTGCCAAAAACGATGCAGTCCATCTGGGCCGGACAACCTGTCGCCCTGCTGGCATGGCTGAAGGATTTCGAGCCCGAGACGTTGCAAAAAGCGCGTTATATTTTTATGGTCAAGGACCTGATCCGTTTTTACCTGACCGGAGAGGCTTTTCTTGAGCTGACCGATATCTCAGGGACCAACCTGATCAACGTACGTGACTGCAAGTATGACGATGAACTACTGGCATGGTGGGGACTTGATGAACTGCGGGACAAATTGCCCCCCATCAAACGCTCAACAGAATGCTGCGGAAAAATCACTGACGACGTGGCCCGTCTGACCGGTTTATGCGCAGGTACGCCGGTTTCTGGCGGGGTGTTTGATATCTCGGCCTCTTCCATTGCCTCGGGGATTAACAGTCTCGATAAGATGGCGATCGTCACCGGCACCTGGAGCATAAACGAATACGTTACCGACCACCCGGTTATTGATAAAGATCTGTTTATGACCTCCATTTATCCCATTGAAGGTAAATGGCTCATCACCGAGGCCAGCCCCACCTCCGCGAGCAACCTGGAGTGGTTTATTAACAACTTTATGGAGAGCGATCGGAAAACCTCCGCCGAACAAGGATCGTCGGTCTATGACCTGTGTAATAAGCTGGTTTCATCAACGACGCCGGATGAAAGCCACCTGCTGTTCTTTCCGTTCGTGTTTGGCTCTAACACCATTCCCGACGCCTCGGCCGGCTTTATCGGTGTCAACAGCTTTCATAAAAAAGCCCATTTTCTGCGGGCGATTTATGAGGGCGTGGCCTTCAGCCATCTCTACCACACCGAGCGCTTACGCAATATTAACCCGAAGCTAAGCCACACTATTCGTATTGCTGGCGGCGTCACGAACTCCCCGGTCTGGCTGCAGATATTCGCCGATATCTTCCAGGCCACGCTGGAAATCGTTGACGTCAAAGAGCACGGGACCCTGGGTACCGCGATGACCGCCGCCGTTATGGTGGGCTGGTTTGCGGAGGTATTTGCTGCCTCAAACGATATGGTCCATGTCTCACGCACCGTCTCCCCTAATCCGGAAAACCACCGGGTCTACCAGACCAAATACCAGCTTTATAAAAACCTGTTATCAGAAATGCAGTCGCCGTGGAAAAGCTGCAGTAACTACATCGCGCACTAA
- a CDS encoding glycerol-3-phosphate responsive antiterminator: MISNNTIIPSIRKYKYFEKALSCQSEYVLLSEANIGNLQSLIGKCHQSGKKVLVHLELLGGFKPDQAGINLLKNYYKVDGVISSNLSALRYAKKEGLLTVYRVLLIDSRSLDQSLDIVKHSPPDAIEILPAEYACQCLELISRNLKGFDVVFIAGGFVKRKYLVDKIFHAGFKGITTSEPGLW, encoded by the coding sequence ATGATTTCAAATAACACCATCATCCCTTCCATCAGGAAGTATAAATACTTTGAGAAAGCATTATCCTGCCAGTCAGAATATGTGCTGCTATCCGAAGCGAATATCGGCAATCTGCAGTCGCTGATTGGCAAATGCCATCAAAGCGGTAAGAAGGTTCTCGTTCACCTTGAATTACTGGGCGGCTTCAAACCGGATCAGGCGGGGATCAATCTGCTGAAAAATTATTACAAGGTTGATGGTGTTATTTCTTCCAATCTCTCCGCGCTACGCTACGCCAAAAAAGAGGGATTGCTGACCGTATATCGGGTTTTACTTATCGATTCGCGATCGCTTGATCAGTCGCTCGATATTGTTAAGCACAGTCCACCGGACGCAATTGAAATCTTACCTGCTGAATATGCCTGCCAGTGTCTGGAGTTGATTAGCCGAAATTTGAAAGGCTTTGATGTGGTATTCATCGCCGGAGGCTTTGTTAAGCGCAAATACCTTGTAGATAAAATATTCCATGCCGGATTTAAAGGGATAACCACCAGCGAGCCCGGCTTATGGTAA
- a CDS encoding LuxR C-terminal-related transcriptional regulator has translation MKPLDLEGRQSPSLVSGPLRLTRGLPLILTKFVPPRSSIQLLERPRLLQLLNPVQQCRLGVVCAGAGFGKTTLLAQWHQQMVAQGERIAWLSLDEDDDDVWQFIPYLLQALRPLYADWDADFWRDMEEQKLSSSEQLLAGLINQLHYCPHDVYLIIDDFHVINDRGVYEALGYLIKHAPAALHLIIGSRFHPNLALSQLQAQDQLVEIYDRDLQFTLEETKHYFSRTVALPLSNHHAQRLQSVTEGWIAGMKIASLSAELQHDPEHLLRNMHGGTRSIARYLKEVVLDPLPEEVLDFLVKTSFLSRLNAELCNAVTGRDDSKAMLAWIERHNLFLSALDEQGYWFRYHPLLQENLRTMLQQNNDIDRKQLHELASHWFVEQKLWSEAVRHALSAGKPVHSPVQDGASAQSLAEEGDIDTLISWMHHLPPSTDPSRIDLQINLAWALAHYFHFDESRQLLDNLDQMVLHHREDLTRSTWCKLRVVRAICEAFAENIPESLAIVQPLLAEVPCGDTWVDGLICNILSYCHVVNQRYHDALEVQQHMPSPESPLDNLFVSVYRAFIIAQCYLCQGDLGKAGWYAEKTLRQAECYTGTQSTSGATLAPLLAEIAYECQRGDSPEHLLADRLEFIDRFSPPDALSRCYTYLARQALDSDMPYEAERLLEHAQRLAVSRGWQRLQAMMLAEQVRVRLQRGNFTGAEQLQRQLEQMAASFRMDAEHPCQRAIVLYASLSHCRLLLARGQAPQACILLADMVPDQENRGDRLTAARLRTLWSLALWNSGKTAAARTTFQPVVQLAEQQHLKGLFLEAGDTLQPLLAGMNETSSACTEEGIVHEPWAGKRAPADGTPFNSGSPDIQGELSEREFQILQLIAEGQMNKEIARSLAISAETVKWHIKNIYAKLKVNSRTQAMSRALEMKLLD, from the coding sequence ATGAAGCCATTGGATTTAGAAGGTCGTCAATCACCCTCACTGGTCTCCGGGCCATTGCGGCTGACGCGAGGCTTGCCGTTAATCCTGACCAAATTCGTCCCGCCTCGCTCCTCGATACAATTGCTGGAGCGCCCCCGGCTTCTTCAGCTTCTCAATCCCGTTCAGCAGTGCCGGCTGGGCGTCGTCTGCGCCGGCGCTGGATTTGGCAAAACCACGCTGTTGGCGCAATGGCATCAGCAGATGGTCGCGCAGGGGGAACGTATCGCCTGGCTGAGCCTCGATGAGGATGATGATGACGTATGGCAGTTTATTCCTTATCTGCTGCAAGCATTGCGTCCACTCTATGCTGACTGGGACGCCGATTTCTGGCGTGACATGGAAGAACAGAAGCTCTCCAGCTCCGAGCAACTGCTGGCCGGGCTCATTAACCAGCTACACTATTGCCCGCATGACGTATACCTGATCATCGACGACTTCCACGTGATTAACGATCGTGGGGTCTATGAAGCGCTGGGGTATTTAATCAAGCATGCGCCTGCCGCTTTGCATCTGATCATTGGCAGCCGTTTCCACCCGAATCTTGCGCTGAGCCAGCTGCAGGCCCAGGACCAACTGGTGGAAATCTATGATCGAGACCTGCAATTCACGCTCGAAGAAACAAAACACTATTTTAGCCGCACGGTTGCGCTACCCCTCAGCAACCACCATGCACAGCGGCTACAGTCCGTGACAGAGGGCTGGATTGCAGGGATGAAGATCGCTTCATTGTCCGCAGAATTACAGCATGATCCCGAGCATCTGTTGCGCAATATGCATGGAGGAACACGGTCTATTGCCCGCTATCTGAAAGAGGTGGTACTGGATCCGCTGCCGGAAGAGGTTCTTGATTTTCTGGTGAAAACGTCCTTCCTCAGTCGGTTAAATGCCGAATTATGCAATGCAGTGACTGGACGTGATGATAGTAAAGCGATGCTGGCATGGATTGAGCGACACAACCTTTTTTTGTCAGCCCTTGACGAACAAGGCTACTGGTTCCGCTACCATCCTCTGTTGCAGGAAAATCTTCGGACCATGCTGCAGCAGAACAACGATATTGATCGCAAACAGCTACATGAATTAGCCAGTCATTGGTTCGTCGAACAGAAGCTGTGGTCTGAGGCGGTACGCCATGCGCTCAGCGCAGGCAAGCCGGTGCATAGCCCCGTACAGGACGGCGCAAGCGCTCAGTCACTGGCGGAAGAAGGGGATATCGATACCCTGATCTCATGGATGCATCATTTACCGCCCAGCACCGATCCTTCGCGCATTGACCTGCAAATTAATCTGGCCTGGGCACTGGCGCATTATTTCCACTTTGATGAGTCGAGGCAGCTGCTTGATAACCTCGATCAGATGGTACTTCATCATCGTGAGGATTTAACCCGCAGCACCTGGTGTAAATTGCGCGTTGTGCGGGCAATTTGCGAAGCCTTTGCGGAAAACATCCCGGAGAGTCTGGCTATTGTTCAGCCGTTGCTGGCCGAAGTGCCCTGCGGTGACACCTGGGTTGATGGTCTGATATGCAATATTCTCAGCTATTGCCATGTTGTTAACCAGCGCTATCACGACGCGCTGGAGGTTCAACAGCATATGCCCTCTCCGGAAAGTCCTTTAGATAATCTGTTTGTCTCGGTTTATCGCGCTTTTATCATTGCCCAGTGCTATCTTTGTCAGGGCGATCTGGGAAAAGCCGGGTGGTACGCAGAGAAAACGTTGCGCCAGGCTGAATGTTATACCGGTACCCAGTCGACCAGTGGCGCGACGCTGGCGCCGCTGCTGGCGGAGATAGCCTATGAATGTCAGAGGGGTGACTCGCCCGAGCATCTGTTAGCCGACCGGCTCGAATTCATCGACCGATTCAGTCCACCCGACGCGCTGAGTCGTTGCTATACCTATCTCGCGCGTCAGGCCTTAGATAGCGATATGCCGTATGAGGCCGAGCGATTGCTGGAGCATGCGCAGCGTCTTGCCGTGTCTCGCGGCTGGCAACGGCTCCAGGCCATGATGTTAGCCGAGCAGGTGAGGGTGCGACTGCAGCGCGGCAATTTCACAGGCGCAGAGCAACTGCAACGACAGCTTGAACAAATGGCCGCCAGCTTCCGAATGGATGCCGAACATCCCTGTCAACGCGCTATCGTTCTGTATGCATCCCTTAGCCACTGTCGCCTTCTTCTCGCCAGAGGCCAGGCGCCGCAAGCCTGTATTCTCCTGGCTGACATGGTCCCTGATCAGGAAAACCGGGGGGACAGGTTAACCGCAGCGCGTCTGCGTACGCTCTGGTCATTGGCCTTGTGGAACAGTGGCAAAACTGCCGCTGCGCGCACGACATTTCAGCCAGTCGTGCAGCTGGCTGAACAACAGCATCTCAAAGGCCTCTTTCTTGAAGCTGGCGATACCTTGCAACCTTTGCTTGCCGGTATGAATGAAACCTCTTCGGCTTGTACTGAGGAAGGGATAGTCCATGAACCCTGGGCCGGCAAGCGCGCGCCTGCAGATGGAACACCGTTTAATAGTGGAAGCCCCGATATTCAAGGGGAACTCAGCGAGCGAGAATTTCAGATATTACAACTGATCGCTGAAGGTCAGATGAACAAAGAAATCGCTCGCTCCCTCGCTATTTCTGCCGAGACGGTCAAATGGCACATCAAAAACATCTACGCGAAGCTCAAAGTGAATAGCCGCACTCAAGCGATGAGCCGGGCGCTGGAGATGAAATTACTGGATTAA